The DNA region tttaaaacgaaaatattttgagtgtTCCCGCAAGTAAAAGGTTCAAATTTCactctttctaaaaaatattcataatattcataaattttaatattttaacagatgatttttcacgaaatgctttggtcaaaaatgcaaatcttgaacttcagacacttttacaaaatgatccaaacaataatttcacattaaaataactaaacatgttttatgaaacatttaagtgcttaaaataattaaaacattctaccatttaaaaatataacattgagaaaagaagaaaataaaactgcacATCGATCAAACATAGGCAACGTAAATGAGCGCTGCCAAACACATAGTTATACTGCTCTCCTCCTCGATTCTCATATCAACGAGGGACGTCGGGTCTAGACCGCTCGCGCCACAtctatacaaacaaaagtgtttttcgttagctttcgaaaataattagtgAAGCAAAAATGTCCGACTCTGCAGTGGCAACATCCGCGTCCCCAGTGGCTGCCCCACCAGCGCCAGTTGAGAAGAAGGTGGCCGCCAAAAAGGCATCTGGTTCAGGAGCTAccaaggccaagaaggcaGCAGTTCCACCATCACATCCGCCAACTCAACAAATGGTGGATGCTTCCATCAAGAACTTGAAGGAGCGTGGTGGCTCATCGCTTCTGGCaatcaagaaatatatcaCTGCCACCTACAAATGCGACGCCCAGAAACTGGCTCCATTCATCAAGAAGTACTTGAAGTCGGCAGTGGCTAATGGAAAGCTGATCcaaacaaagggaaagggTGCGTCTGGTTCCTTCAAACTGTCGGCCTCCGCAAAAAAGGAGCCCAAGCCAAAGGTTGCGGCTGCTgagaaaaaagtcaaaagcaaGAAGGTAGTCACCAAGAAAGCCGGAGCCACCGTAAAGAAAGCCGCCGGAGCTGCTGACAAGAAACCCAAGGCTAAGAAGGCCGTTGCCACCAAGAAGACTgccgagaagaagaaaactgagaaggcaaaggccaaggatgccaagaaaactggagtcgtaaaggcaaagccagcagcagcaaaggctaagccggccgccgcgaagccaaaggcagccaaggcacCGAAGGCCAAGGCAGCAGCGTCCGCCAAGCCTAAGAAGGCAGTGAAGAAAGCAACTGCTCCGGCTACCGCTAAGAAGCCGAAAGCCAAGACCACGGCGTCGAAGAAGTAAATTAAGATAATCTTAATTATGGCAATTTTagatttcgaaatctgaaatttgaaattgatttaaacaagcccttttcagggctacaaaacttttttaaaagagagctaaattatcaattttttaaaattacaaatagtgTTCCCGCTTCCTTTAAAACCcagaagtatttatatatttgataataaataataatactaataaattaatt from Drosophila kikkawai strain 14028-0561.14 unplaced genomic scaffold, DkikHiC1v2 scaffold_208, whole genome shotgun sequence includes:
- the LOC138929456 gene encoding histone H1-like codes for the protein MSDSAVATSASPVAAPPAPVEKKVAAKKASGSGATKAKKAAVPPSHPPTQQMVDASIKNLKERGGSSLLAIKKYITATYKCDAQKLAPFIKKYLKSAVANGKLIQTKGKGASGSFKLSASAKKEPKPKVAAAEKKVKSKKVVTKKAGATVKKAAGAADKKPKAKKAVATKKTAEKKKTEKAKAKDAKKTGVVKAKPAAAKAKPAAAKPKAAKAPKAKAAASAKPKKAVKKATAPATAKKPKAKTTASKK